The region GCCTGGCAAAGCCATGCCGCGGCGCCTTTGGCGCCTCCAGTAACGCTTGATTTAGCTGCGTAGCCAACACATGCAACCGCGCCGTGTCCCCAGCCTGCGGGGGCGAAGCGTACCCGTTTCTGCGCGCCGATCGATTGGATGTCGCCTTCGGCAAGCCTGCGCAAGGCGGAAGAAAAACCAGATCTGCGCACCCGCTTCAGCCAATTGCGCAACGGGCAGGCCGCAGGCTAAGCCGGAAACACCACCCTGACCCGCAACCCCGGCCCGGCATCCTCCAGCACCACCCTCGCGCCATGCGACTGCGCGATCTCGGCGACGATGGCGAGCCCCAGGCCGCTGCCGCCGGTCGGCGCATCGGCCACGCGATAGAAGCGGTCGAACACGCGCGCGCGTTCTTCGGCTGGGATGCCGGGTCCGTTGTCGCTGACCACCAGTTCCACGCTGCGCCCGTCGCTGCCGCGCCGCACCGCCACGTCGATGCGCCCGCCGGCGGGGATGTACGCCAGCGCGTTGTCCACCAGGTTGGTCAGCAGGATGCGCAAGGCATCGGCATCGCCGCGTACCACGGCAGGCGCGGCGTTGGCGCTGCCGTCCAGTCCCAGGTCGATGTCGCGATCGAGCGCGGCCTGCGCCATGTCGGCGACCACGGCCGCGGCCAGCTGATGCAGTTCCACCGGTTCGTGCGGGGGCACGGCCGCGCCGGGTTCCTGCCGCGCCAGCGTCAGCAGCTGCGTGACCAGATGGGTCAGCCGCTCCAGCCCCTGGCGCAGCTTGGCGATGGCTTCGTCGCGCGCGGCGCCGTCGTCGGCACGCTCGACCAGTTGTGCCTGCAGCTGCAGCGCGGTCAGCGGCGTGCGCAGCGCGTGCGCGGCATCGGCGACGAAGGCGCGCTGGGTGTCGATGGCATGCGAGAGCCGCGCCAGCAGCTGGTTCAGCGCGGCGCTCAGCGGCGCGATCTCGTCGGGCATGGGGCGCA is a window of Cupriavidus taiwanensis LMG 19424 DNA encoding:
- a CDS encoding sensor histidine kinase, with protein sequence MRSIQRTLLAWLAAGLVAGIAIATALIYGQARQEANALFDYQMKQMAAALPSQFPNPVAPPFVGAPGDLAHADEDVVIHIWDGSGRSLYLSHAHPALPARAELGFSNLTTQQGEWRLYSMQLGPAVVQIAQPMSARRTLAARMALRTVAPLLLLLPLLGWLVWMAVGRGLRPLREIATEVRARDANTLAPLAVRPMPDEIAPLSAALNQLLARLSHAIDTQRAFVADAAHALRTPLTALQLQAQLVERADDGAARDEAIAKLRQGLERLTHLVTQLLTLARQEPGAAVPPHEPVELHQLAAAVVADMAQAALDRDIDLGLDGSANAAPAVVRGDADALRILLTNLVDNALAYIPAGGRIDVAVRRGSDGRSVELVVSDNGPGIPAEERARVFDRFYRVADAPTGGSGLGLAIVAEIAQSHGARVVLEDAGPGLRVRVVFPA